CGCGTGTTTGAAAAATCGCTGAGGGATCAAGCGCGATACTTAGTATGTAAAGTGCAATGCAGGTCGTAACAATGATTGGGACGAGACTTAGTTGCCTACCAAAAAACTTTCTGAGTATCTCCGAAAACCCCCAGAGATTCGGATTTTTTGTGCCGCAATGCATACATTCCGCGGCTGTGGAACTGATCAATTTACCACAGTTTGGACATAAAATTGATCCTAAATTCCGTCCTTCACTCATTGGTTATCTCCAAATCTGATTAGTTGGGTTCAATTGGGGTTTCTCTAATGATCATTTGATCGCAGGTGTCATTTACGCTTAGACAATAGAGCACGTTTCTTTCAACAATCCAGTGAGTTGGCAGGAGTCTGCGTTGCTGCCGGGTTAAGCGAATAACCGCCGGCTTTTGGGTTGCACGAAGAATTGCAAGTCGTGAAATCTCAAAACTCAACCAGAGACGACTTAGGAGCCAGGAAATTACGATTAAGAAAATGTGACGATTGGATGCTATTTGAGCCATATTTAATTTATTCGACTGACTGTGTTGGGCCGAAGGTACAAAATTCAAAAAGTATATTCAAGAGTTACGAGCATTTTAACTAAAAAAGAAGCCCAGTGAATATCTCACCGGGCTTTGTAAGCAAATTCGGTCTTCAAAAAAAACTATTCCACATCCCATGTGTCTCCGGCCTCAAGCAGCGCCTGCAGATCGGGTTTGCCAAATTTCTCCTTGGAAGCTTCGATTTGCTGGGCCATTGCGTCTTCATAACACACCTTGTCGATTGCGCGAAAAACTCCAACGGGAATGGGGAGGTTTGGGTTGTCCATCATGTGACTCAAAATGAAGGCGTAGGTCGCGTCGGTGTCTTTTTCATCATGCACCAGTAAGTCCTTCTCAGAATATTTACCATTTGTCAAAGACACGGCCTCCGGTCTAAATCCGTTGAGCCGGATTCCCTTGTCTTGTTCAGCGCCAAAAACCAGCGGCTTGCCATGTTCAAGATAAACGACGTTCTCAGCTTTGGAATTTTTGTCCGTATATTTAAACCAGGTGCCATCATTAAAAATATTGCAGTTCTGTAAGACTTCAATTAAAGCGGTTCCTTTATGCGCGGAAGCCCGTTTTATGATCTTTTGCAAATGGGCAGGATCTCTATCCGTGGTACGCGCTACAAAAGTTGCGCTCGCGCCGAGTGCCACACTGACCGGGTTAAACGGATGATCCACTGAGCCAAATGGCGTCGATTTTGTCACCTTCCCAAATTCGGAAGTTGGTGAGTACTGCCCTTTGGTCAATCCGTAAATTCGATTATTGAATAGAATTACGTTAATATCTACATTGCGGCGCAACAGATGGATGAAATGATTTCCACCAATGCTTAATGCATCACCGTCGCCGGTAATGACCCAGACTGAAAGGTCAGGATTTGTGATTTTAATTCCGGTGGCAATCGCTGGAGCGCGTCCGTGGATTGTATGAAATCCATAAGTGTCCATGTAGTATGGAAACCTGCTTGAACAACCGATTCCAGATACAAACACATATTTTTCCTTTGGAATGTTTAAATCAGGTAACGTCCGTTGTGTTTGGGCCAGAATGGCATAATCTCCACAACCCGGGCACCAGCGAACCTCCTGATCGGATTCGAAATCTTTCTTAGTCAGCTTCAGCTCTGTTGGGCCATTTGGTGAAATGGCCTTCGTTTCTGCATTCATTATTTGCTCTCCAAAATTTCGTCAATTTTTTGCTCAATCTCTGATGAAAAGAAAGGTAGTCCCTGCACTTTATTAAACCCAATTGCGGGAACCATATATTTTGCTCTGATGACGTTCACAAGTTGACCGGCGTTAATTTCCGGTATCAAAACATGTTTGAAACTTTTTAAGATTTCCCCCAAATCTTTTGGAAGTGGGTTAAGATGTATTATATGAATTCTGGAAACCGGCTTGCCTTCTTTTTGTTTGTGCTCGACCGCAGTCTTAATTGCACCATAAGTGCTGCCCCAACCAACTAAAAGTAAATCCCCGGTTTTTTTGCCTTCAATTTCAGTAGGGGGGATGTCGTTGGCAATTTTTTCGATTTTTTCAGCGCGCATTCGAGTCATGTACTCATGATTGCGCGGATCATAACTAACATTGCCGGTTACTGCCTCTTTTTCAATGCCGCCGATTCTATGTTCCAATCCGGGAGTTCCGGGAATTGCCCAAGGCCGTGCCAGGGTATCCTCATCTCGCAAAAACGGCTCAAAGCTTTCCGGATCTTTTGCGAAATTAACCGGGATTTCCGGCAGATCCTCGGCTTTCGGTATGGGCCAGGGTTCGGCGCCATTGGCTAAGTAGCCGTCGGATAAAAAAAGAACCGGGGTCATATGTTTAATGGCAATTCGGCAAGCTTCGTAAGCTGTTTCAAAGCAATCGGCAGGTTTGGAAGCCGCAACAACCGGAAGGGGCGCCTCGCCGTTTCTGCCGTACAAAGCCTGCATTAAATCGGCTTGCTCGGTTTTGGTTGGCATACCTGTACTTGGGCCGGCTCGCTGAACGTTGCATACGACCAGCGGAAGTTCGACAGAAATGGCTAAGCCAAGGGCTTCACCTTTAAGTGCTAATCCCGGGCCGCTTGTAGAAGTAACCGCTAATGAGCCGGAATAGGCGGCTCCAATCACCGAACAAATGGCGGCAATTTCATCTTCTGCCTGGAAAGTACGGACGCCGTAGTGTTTATACTTTGATAACTCATGCAAAATATCACTCGCGGGCGTGATTGGGTAACTTCCTAAAAAGAGCGGCAAACCTGATTTCTGAGATGCTGCAATGAGCCCAAGAGCGGTGGCGGTGTTGCCGCTTATGTTTCGATATTTTCCTCTGGGTAGTTTAGCAGGCTTTACTTCGTAGGAGGTCGCGAATTGTTCAGTTGCTTCACAATACACGGACCCAGCTTTGAGTGCGCGCGAATTGGCTTCAGCAAGCTCAGGTTTCTTTGAAAATTTCGATTTAAGTAAGCTCAACGCATGGTCCATCGTACGATTATAAAGCCAGAACACCATACCCAGTGCGAAAAAGTTTTTGCACCGATCCACAATCTTTGCTGAGAGGCCAAGCTCCTCGAGAGCTTTGTGGGTAAGCGTGTTCATGTCGACTGCAAAAAGCTGATATTTATCTAATGAGCCGTCTTCAAGTGGATTGGAATCGTAATGTGCAAGTTTCAGGTTTCGATCTTTAAAGCCTCCCACATTTATAATTAAAATCCCATTTGGCTTGAGATTTTCAAGGTTCGTTTTAAGCGCAGCAGGGTTCATGGCTACCAAGGCGTCATATTTTTCCCCGGGAGTATGAATATCAAAACTGCTGATGTGTAACTGATAACCACTTACGCCGGGTAAAGTACCGGCAGGAGCGCGAATCTCCGCGGGGAAATCCGGCAGAACTCCGATGTCATTTCCAATTAAAGCGGATGTGTTGGCCATTTCTCCGCCAACAAGCTGCATTCCGTCACCCGAGTCGCCGGCAAATCGAATGGTTGCTTCTTTGA
The candidate division KSB1 bacterium DNA segment above includes these coding regions:
- a CDS encoding 2-oxoacid:ferredoxin oxidoreductase subunit beta, encoding MNAETKAISPNGPTELKLTKKDFESDQEVRWCPGCGDYAILAQTQRTLPDLNIPKEKYVFVSGIGCSSRFPYYMDTYGFHTIHGRAPAIATGIKITNPDLSVWVITGDGDALSIGGNHFIHLLRRNVDINVILFNNRIYGLTKGQYSPTSEFGKVTKSTPFGSVDHPFNPVSVALGASATFVARTTDRDPAHLQKIIKRASAHKGTALIEVLQNCNIFNDGTWFKYTDKNSKAENVVYLEHGKPLVFGAEQDKGIRLNGFRPEAVSLTNGKYSEKDLLVHDEKDTDATYAFILSHMMDNPNLPIPVGVFRAIDKVCYEDAMAQQIEASKEKFGKPDLQALLEAGDTWDVE
- a CDS encoding 2-oxoacid:acceptor oxidoreductase subunit alpha, with amino-acid sequence MSKPVESLKEATIRFAGDSGDGMQLVGGEMANTSALIGNDIGVLPDFPAEIRAPAGTLPGVSGYQLHISSFDIHTPGEKYDALVAMNPAALKTNLENLKPNGILIINVGGFKDRNLKLAHYDSNPLEDGSLDKYQLFAVDMNTLTHKALEELGLSAKIVDRCKNFFALGMVFWLYNRTMDHALSLLKSKFSKKPELAEANSRALKAGSVYCEATEQFATSYEVKPAKLPRGKYRNISGNTATALGLIAASQKSGLPLFLGSYPITPASDILHELSKYKHYGVRTFQAEDEIAAICSVIGAAYSGSLAVTSTSGPGLALKGEALGLAISVELPLVVCNVQRAGPSTGMPTKTEQADLMQALYGRNGEAPLPVVAASKPADCFETAYEACRIAIKHMTPVLFLSDGYLANGAEPWPIPKAEDLPEIPVNFAKDPESFEPFLRDEDTLARPWAIPGTPGLEHRIGGIEKEAVTGNVSYDPRNHEYMTRMRAEKIEKIANDIPPTEIEGKKTGDLLLVGWGSTYGAIKTAVEHKQKEGKPVSRIHIIHLNPLPKDLGEILKSFKHVLIPEINAGQLVNVIRAKYMVPAIGFNKVQGLPFFSSEIEQKIDEILESK